A window of Corallococcus macrosporus DSM 14697 contains these coding sequences:
- a CDS encoding OPT family oligopeptide transporter, whose product MSHPVSGLSGTDHPAAAPAPPLSLVTEPPAALELTARALGMGLLIGGLLAVTNVYMGLKTGWWESGSVTAAVLGFSALASVSRRRGVPYTPLENNLTQTAAASVGAMPAAAGLLGALPALTMLGTSVPAWGVAVWSVALGALGVLAAHLLRRRLVAQEALPFPTGIATAELITAMHASTADTVRAGRGRLLAGAGAVAVAITAARDALKWLPGMTAMPGTLAGLPAASLTWGVGWSPMLLAIGMMTGPRLGLSMLAGAAVAWGVLAPGLAGAGVLADTRYETLSAWLTWPGVGLMVGSAMAALLAQARDFLTAARDLGSLGRGTAVPPWALGAGLAACVLAVVVGSALFGLSVPYMLLALVLVLPLCAVCARGAGQVDVSPVTQMGQVTQVIFGALLPGAMAPNVAAGAVVSGAAAQTGVSMWSLKAGHLLGASARHQLAAQLVGVLAGSVVGVPVYLLLSRTHGLGSEALPAPFAHQFRAVAEVAVRGLDGLPPHAALAACVAVGVGALLTLVSRGRAARWLPLPVALGIGFILPAYYAVTLCLGALGLAAARWRWPRAADRDTSTLAAGAIAGESLAGVLIAALMAFGLA is encoded by the coding sequence ATGAGCCACCCGGTGAGTGGCCTCTCTGGAACGGACCACCCGGCGGCCGCGCCCGCGCCTCCCCTGTCCCTGGTGACGGAGCCCCCCGCGGCGCTGGAGCTGACGGCGCGCGCGCTGGGCATGGGGCTGCTCATTGGCGGGCTGCTGGCCGTCACCAACGTGTACATGGGCCTGAAGACGGGCTGGTGGGAGAGCGGGTCCGTCACCGCCGCGGTGCTGGGCTTCAGCGCGCTGGCCTCGGTGTCCCGCCGGCGGGGCGTGCCCTACACGCCGCTGGAGAACAACCTCACCCAGACGGCCGCGGCATCCGTGGGCGCCATGCCGGCGGCGGCGGGCCTGCTGGGCGCGCTGCCCGCGCTGACAATGCTGGGCACGTCCGTCCCGGCCTGGGGCGTGGCGGTGTGGAGCGTGGCGCTGGGCGCCCTGGGCGTGCTCGCCGCGCACCTTCTCCGGCGCAGGTTGGTGGCCCAGGAGGCGTTGCCGTTTCCCACGGGCATCGCCACCGCGGAGCTCATCACCGCGATGCATGCGTCCACGGCGGACACGGTCCGCGCGGGGCGTGGGCGGCTGCTGGCGGGGGCGGGCGCGGTGGCGGTGGCCATCACCGCCGCGCGAGATGCGCTCAAGTGGTTGCCGGGGATGACGGCGATGCCGGGCACGCTGGCGGGGCTCCCCGCCGCGTCGCTGACGTGGGGCGTGGGGTGGAGCCCCATGCTGCTGGCCATCGGGATGATGACGGGGCCGCGCCTGGGCCTGAGCATGTTGGCGGGCGCGGCGGTGGCGTGGGGCGTGCTGGCGCCGGGGCTCGCGGGCGCGGGCGTGCTGGCGGACACGCGCTATGAAACGCTCTCCGCCTGGCTGACGTGGCCGGGCGTGGGGCTGATGGTGGGCTCGGCGATGGCGGCGCTGCTGGCGCAGGCGCGTGACTTCCTGACGGCGGCGCGTGACTTGGGCAGCCTGGGGCGCGGCACGGCGGTGCCGCCCTGGGCGCTGGGCGCGGGGCTGGCCGCGTGTGTGCTGGCGGTGGTGGTGGGCTCGGCGCTGTTCGGCCTCAGCGTGCCGTACATGCTGCTGGCGTTGGTGCTGGTGCTGCCGCTGTGCGCGGTGTGCGCGCGCGGCGCCGGGCAGGTGGACGTGTCGCCGGTGACGCAGATGGGGCAGGTGACGCAGGTCATCTTCGGCGCGCTGTTGCCGGGAGCCATGGCGCCCAACGTCGCCGCGGGCGCGGTGGTGTCGGGCGCGGCGGCGCAGACGGGCGTGAGCATGTGGTCGCTCAAGGCGGGGCATCTGCTGGGCGCCTCGGCGCGACACCAGCTCGCCGCGCAGCTCGTGGGCGTGCTCGCGGGCTCCGTGGTGGGCGTGCCGGTGTACCTGCTGCTGTCGCGGACGCATGGCCTGGGCTCGGAGGCGCTGCCGGCGCCCTTCGCGCATCAGTTCCGCGCGGTGGCGGAGGTGGCGGTGCGCGGGCTGGACGGGTTGCCGCCGCACGCCGCGCTGGCGGCCTGCGTGGCCGTGGGCGTGGGCGCGCTGCTCACGCTGGTGTCCCGGGGCCGGGCGGCGCGGTGGCTGCCGCTGCCGGTGGCGCTGGGCATCGGCTTCATCCTGCCGGCGTACTACGCGGTGACGCTGTGCCTGGGTGCGCTGGGGCTGGCGGCGGCGCGCTGGCGCTGGCCGCGAGCGGCGGACCGGGACACGTCCACGCTGGCGGCGGGGGCCATCGCGGGTGAGTCGCTGGCGGGGGTGCTCATCGCCGCGCTGATGGCCTTTGGGCTCGCGTAG
- a CDS encoding serine/threonine-protein kinase PknK: MPRCQTCGRRWEGSHAPCPPGPPPQGETPSPSPVPAVPGYQVDGVFARGGFGVLLGALRETDGQRVAIKVARGSNWLGRAQLAREAEALRVLGPPTVPCLYETGALTGGARFLAMEYVPLPTLADRLARAAGPLPSDELAPRALAVVDTVARVHAHGLAHCDLKPEHLFLDEATGRVRVFDFGLVRGAATDSPALPSDASTPSDVSGFAGTAEYMAPEQCAGNADISTRTDVYALGVLLYEMLTGRPPFFGATPDVLQAHLSLRPPPPSDFAPVPPAVEEVVLRCLAKEPARRPEDATALGTALREAFEHALRATAPATPRPAAPGEPRPAQVRRSVAILFLTSRANPVSLQKALASYGGHLAFSDAQRLAAVFDPDVGENPVRRAMRAAEGLAERGLAPNGLVDVSTVTVQRRPTGAPRYLGAILSREDRYPSGPEAHGLLMSPAAAEAVPEVPCMEVPELRGLLRPAPPGAAPRPDITVLQLGSEVLVGREAELAELLESARSAVGSATTTIVTVLSERGHGKSHLAATLARRLQLVLPHARVYSTRSREPVQGDPDGTLRTLLRCALNAFERDDTDTEQQTRAAILQRLGPTLGNELWPGVAATLGWYTPGGPELQSWAAAPGALRSLAMRAAGELLAANARERPLCLVLDDAHFAEETALDALEYACLAEASVPLWVCVLARPGFEKSRPTWGTRAAKQASLALPVLPSDQAQALCRLLLKPVENVPAQAVERIVERAQHVPLYLVELVRGLKRQGLVRQRAPGGSWYLVTDGLEKVPELRLVEWLADRELGALPPSLAAHARLCAMLGTDFTAATAEGVVRELERDGAAGGFPLDAGHATKRLLDSGLLVSHRHEGLSFRNELLREAVAATLPAAERERVHHAAYRYFLSAAGAGERQRLPRLALHAAAAGRRDEAAALSIDLAESARGRHAFLDAEAMYTRALELLEPTDELRCLTALRGRGLMRIRIGRYDDSLADFAAARERARRLGHTRTEVELLLDEAMALDWVNDYTRSEARALEAQHLAATVASPYVQARLLLALGRAQFRKGEWQEARMPLEAAAERARRLGDAGYETQVVAQLLLAVILPNLGDIDETEHVLTEVITACTERGDHFHLGSAINNRRNLWVARKELTRALRDQERFMHLGRELGMVGWEYFAEHNLGELHYQAGDAEAAAPHIARAIALERRHPEVASRPWALLLQARALAWTGRHTRAREVLAQVRQVMAEGPPGVELSPSEEVLFSMVELATRDASPEAWWSLRERSAQVSVEQEPLEVLEMMGLAALRRGDREEAARVLREALERARHVPNLMEGRIRRSLEKVHEPLPTS; encoded by the coding sequence GTGCCGCGATGCCAGACATGCGGACGGCGCTGGGAAGGCTCTCATGCGCCGTGCCCGCCAGGACCGCCTCCCCAGGGAGAAACGCCCTCGCCGTCCCCTGTGCCCGCGGTGCCGGGCTACCAGGTGGACGGCGTCTTCGCGCGCGGAGGCTTCGGCGTGCTGCTGGGCGCCCTGCGCGAGACGGACGGCCAGCGCGTGGCCATCAAGGTGGCGCGGGGGAGCAACTGGCTGGGCCGCGCCCAGCTCGCCCGCGAGGCGGAGGCCCTGCGCGTGCTCGGGCCGCCCACGGTGCCCTGTCTCTATGAGACGGGCGCCCTGACGGGGGGCGCGCGCTTCCTGGCCATGGAGTACGTGCCGCTGCCCACGCTGGCGGACCGGCTGGCCCGCGCCGCGGGCCCCCTCCCTTCCGATGAGCTGGCCCCGCGCGCGCTGGCCGTGGTGGACACGGTGGCCCGGGTGCACGCGCACGGGCTGGCCCACTGCGACCTCAAGCCCGAGCATCTCTTCCTCGACGAGGCGACGGGCCGCGTGCGCGTCTTCGACTTCGGCCTGGTGCGGGGCGCCGCCACCGACAGCCCCGCCCTGCCCAGCGACGCCTCCACGCCCAGCGACGTGTCCGGCTTCGCCGGCACCGCGGAGTACATGGCCCCCGAGCAGTGTGCGGGCAACGCGGACATCTCCACGCGCACGGACGTGTACGCGCTGGGCGTCCTCCTCTACGAGATGCTCACCGGCCGGCCGCCCTTCTTCGGCGCCACGCCGGACGTGCTCCAGGCCCACCTGTCGCTGCGCCCGCCGCCCCCGTCCGACTTCGCGCCCGTGCCGCCCGCGGTGGAGGAGGTCGTCCTGCGCTGCCTGGCGAAGGAGCCCGCACGCCGTCCGGAGGACGCCACCGCGCTGGGCACCGCGCTGCGCGAGGCCTTCGAGCATGCCCTCCGCGCCACCGCGCCCGCGACGCCCCGGCCCGCGGCCCCGGGCGAGCCGCGCCCCGCCCAGGTGCGCCGCTCCGTCGCCATCCTGTTCCTCACCTCGCGCGCCAACCCCGTGTCGCTCCAGAAGGCCCTGGCCTCCTATGGCGGCCACCTGGCCTTCTCCGACGCCCAGCGGCTCGCCGCCGTCTTCGACCCGGACGTGGGAGAGAATCCGGTGCGCCGCGCCATGCGCGCCGCCGAGGGCCTGGCGGAGCGGGGCCTGGCGCCCAACGGCCTGGTGGACGTGTCCACCGTCACCGTGCAGCGCCGTCCCACCGGCGCGCCGCGCTACCTGGGCGCCATCCTGTCACGCGAGGACCGCTACCCCAGCGGGCCCGAGGCCCACGGCCTGCTCATGTCTCCGGCCGCCGCCGAGGCCGTGCCGGAGGTGCCGTGCATGGAGGTGCCGGAGCTGCGCGGCCTGTTGCGCCCCGCGCCTCCGGGCGCCGCGCCCCGTCCGGACATCACCGTCCTCCAGTTGGGCAGCGAGGTGCTGGTGGGCCGCGAGGCGGAGCTCGCCGAGCTGCTGGAGAGCGCGCGCTCCGCGGTGGGCAGCGCCACGACCACCATCGTCACCGTGCTGAGCGAGCGGGGCCACGGCAAGAGCCACCTGGCCGCCACGCTCGCCCGCCGCCTCCAGTTGGTGCTGCCCCACGCGCGGGTGTACAGCACGCGCTCCCGCGAGCCGGTGCAGGGCGACCCCGACGGCACCCTGCGCACGCTGCTGCGCTGCGCCCTCAACGCCTTCGAGCGCGACGACACCGACACCGAGCAGCAGACGCGCGCCGCCATCCTCCAGCGCCTGGGCCCCACGCTGGGCAACGAGCTGTGGCCCGGCGTGGCCGCCACGCTGGGCTGGTACACCCCCGGTGGCCCGGAGCTCCAGAGCTGGGCCGCCGCGCCGGGCGCGCTGCGCTCGCTGGCCATGCGCGCCGCCGGTGAGCTGCTGGCCGCCAATGCCCGCGAACGTCCGCTGTGCCTCGTCCTGGACGACGCGCACTTCGCGGAGGAGACGGCCCTGGACGCGCTGGAGTACGCGTGCCTCGCCGAGGCCAGCGTGCCCCTGTGGGTCTGCGTGCTGGCGCGCCCGGGCTTCGAGAAGAGCCGCCCCACGTGGGGCACCCGCGCCGCGAAGCAGGCCAGCCTCGCGCTGCCCGTGCTCCCGTCCGACCAGGCGCAGGCGCTGTGCCGCCTGCTCCTCAAGCCGGTGGAGAACGTGCCCGCGCAGGCCGTGGAGCGCATCGTCGAGCGCGCGCAGCACGTCCCGCTCTATCTGGTGGAGCTGGTGCGTGGCCTCAAGCGCCAGGGGCTGGTGCGCCAGCGCGCGCCGGGCGGGAGCTGGTACCTCGTCACCGACGGGCTGGAGAAGGTCCCCGAGCTGCGGCTGGTGGAGTGGCTGGCGGACCGGGAGCTGGGCGCGCTGCCGCCGTCCCTGGCCGCGCACGCGCGCCTGTGCGCGATGCTGGGCACGGACTTCACCGCGGCCACGGCCGAGGGCGTGGTGCGCGAGCTGGAGCGCGACGGCGCCGCGGGCGGCTTCCCCCTGGACGCGGGCCACGCCACCAAGCGGCTGTTGGACTCCGGTCTGCTGGTGTCCCACCGCCACGAAGGGCTGAGCTTCCGCAACGAACTCCTGCGCGAAGCGGTGGCCGCCACCCTGCCGGCCGCCGAGCGCGAGCGCGTCCACCACGCGGCCTACCGCTACTTCCTCAGCGCGGCGGGGGCGGGCGAGCGTCAGCGCCTGCCCCGTCTGGCGTTGCACGCGGCCGCCGCCGGGCGCCGCGACGAGGCCGCCGCGCTCTCCATCGACCTGGCCGAGTCCGCCCGGGGCCGCCACGCCTTCCTCGACGCGGAGGCCATGTACACGCGGGCGCTGGAGCTGCTGGAGCCCACCGACGAGCTGCGCTGCCTCACCGCGCTGCGCGGCCGGGGCCTGATGCGCATCCGCATTGGCCGGTATGACGACTCGCTGGCGGACTTCGCGGCGGCCCGGGAGCGCGCGCGCCGCCTGGGCCACACGCGCACGGAGGTGGAGCTGCTGCTGGACGAGGCCATGGCGCTGGACTGGGTGAACGACTACACGCGCAGCGAGGCCCGCGCGCTGGAGGCCCAGCACCTGGCGGCCACGGTGGCCTCGCCCTACGTGCAGGCCCGGCTGCTGCTGGCGCTGGGCCGCGCGCAGTTCCGCAAGGGCGAGTGGCAGGAGGCGCGCATGCCCCTGGAGGCCGCCGCCGAGCGCGCGCGCCGCCTGGGGGACGCGGGTTATGAGACGCAGGTGGTGGCGCAGTTGCTGCTGGCCGTCATCCTCCCCAACCTGGGCGACATCGACGAGACGGAGCACGTGCTCACCGAGGTCATCACCGCCTGCACCGAGCGCGGCGACCACTTCCACCTGGGCAGCGCCATCAACAACCGGCGCAACTTGTGGGTGGCGCGCAAGGAGCTGACGCGGGCGCTGAGGGACCAGGAGCGCTTCATGCACCTGGGCCGCGAGCTGGGCATGGTGGGCTGGGAGTACTTCGCCGAGCACAACCTGGGCGAGCTGCACTACCAGGCCGGCGACGCCGAGGCCGCCGCGCCGCACATCGCCCGCGCTATTGCCCTGGAGCGGCGGCACCCGGAGGTGGCGTCCCGCCCGTGGGCCCTGCTGCTCCAGGCGCGGGCCCTGGCGTGGACGGGCCGGCACACCCGGGCGCGCGAGGTGCTGGCGCAGGTGCGGCAGGTGATGGCGGAGGGGCCTCCGGGCGTGGAGCTGAGCCCGTCGGAGGAGGTGCTCTTCTCCATGGTGGAGCTGGCCACGCGGGATGCTTCACCGGAGGCCTGGTGGTCCCTGCGCGAGCGCTCCGCCCAGGTGTCCGTGGAGCAGGAGCCGCTGGAGGTGCTGGAGATGATGGGGCTGGCGGCGCTGCGCCGGGGCGACCGGGAAGAGGCCGCGCGCGTGCTGCGCGAGGCGCTGGAGCGGGCGCGGCACGTGCCCAACCTCATGGAGGGCCGCATCCGCCGGTCGCTGGAGAAGGTGCACGAGCCGCTGCCGACATCATGA
- a CDS encoding Do family serine endopeptidase: protein MACSLPSRRFLGALVLLPAATLIACDQAVGSASAASPSPAAQVAAAAPAQAAPPIQKARFNPAVAGSQGGVTSLAPLVDAVKGAVVNVEVRARPRRSAAMQRLPPGLAERFGLPPGFGGQGQGPARQGAGSGFIIDPSGIVLTNNHVVEDADRVRVKLDDGRAFDAEVMGRDPLTDVALLKLKDAPGNLPAVPLGDSDALRVGDAVMAIGNPFGLASSVSAGILSARAREIGASQYDDFLQTDAAINPGNSGGPLFNMKGEVVGMNTAIVGGATGIGFAVPSKLIQALLPQLKETGVVRRGWLGLSVQDLTPDLARALGLEAMKGAVVAGINRGSPSERAGLREEDVITSVNGEPVESAGGLTRTVALLQPDSRVKVDVLRGGKAQTLEVTLGTRPAMNGEEEVLPRNASASAPRRLGVQLTETRDGGAQVVAVEPGSPAERGGLIPGMVLVQVGDQKITSVADAAQALTSAKPGSALLLRVRTPGSDSTLLRAVEVPER from the coding sequence ATGGCCTGCTCGCTCCCCTCCCGCCGTTTCCTCGGTGCGTTGGTCCTTCTTCCCGCCGCCACGCTCATCGCCTGTGACCAGGCGGTGGGCTCCGCGTCCGCGGCCTCGCCGTCGCCCGCCGCCCAGGTCGCCGCCGCGGCTCCGGCGCAGGCGGCGCCGCCCATCCAGAAGGCGCGCTTCAACCCCGCCGTGGCCGGGAGCCAGGGTGGCGTCACCTCGCTGGCGCCGCTGGTGGACGCGGTGAAGGGCGCGGTGGTCAACGTGGAGGTGCGCGCGCGGCCTCGCCGGTCGGCGGCCATGCAGCGCCTGCCGCCCGGCCTGGCGGAGCGCTTCGGCCTGCCGCCCGGCTTCGGCGGCCAGGGCCAGGGCCCGGCGCGGCAGGGCGCGGGCTCCGGCTTCATCATCGACCCGTCGGGCATCGTCCTCACCAACAACCACGTGGTGGAGGACGCGGACCGGGTGCGCGTGAAGCTGGATGACGGCCGCGCCTTCGACGCGGAGGTGATGGGCCGCGACCCGCTCACCGACGTGGCCCTGCTGAAGCTGAAGGACGCGCCGGGCAACCTGCCCGCCGTGCCGCTGGGTGACTCGGACGCGCTGCGCGTGGGCGACGCCGTCATGGCCATTGGCAACCCCTTCGGCCTGGCGTCCAGCGTGAGCGCGGGCATCCTGTCCGCGCGGGCCCGTGAGATTGGCGCCAGCCAGTACGACGACTTCCTCCAGACGGACGCCGCCATCAACCCCGGCAACTCCGGCGGGCCGCTCTTCAACATGAAGGGCGAGGTGGTGGGCATGAACACCGCCATCGTCGGCGGCGCCACGGGCATCGGCTTCGCGGTGCCCAGCAAGCTCATCCAGGCGCTGCTGCCGCAGCTCAAGGAGACGGGCGTGGTGCGGCGCGGCTGGCTGGGCCTCTCCGTGCAGGACCTCACGCCGGACCTGGCGCGGGCCCTGGGCCTGGAGGCGATGAAGGGCGCGGTGGTGGCGGGCATCAACCGCGGCAGCCCGAGCGAGCGCGCGGGCCTGCGCGAGGAGGACGTCATCACGTCCGTGAATGGCGAGCCGGTGGAGTCCGCGGGCGGGCTGACGCGCACCGTGGCGCTGCTCCAGCCCGACAGCCGCGTGAAGGTGGACGTGCTGCGCGGTGGCAAGGCGCAGACGCTGGAAGTCACCCTGGGCACGCGGCCCGCGATGAATGGCGAGGAGGAGGTGCTGCCGCGCAACGCGTCCGCCTCCGCGCCGCGGCGGCTGGGCGTGCAGCTCACGGAGACGCGGGACGGCGGCGCGCAGGTCGTGGCCGTGGAGCCGGGCAGCCCCGCCGAGCGCGGGGGCCTGATTCCGGGCATGGTGCTGGTCCAGGTGGGTGACCAGAAAATCACCAGCGTGGCCGACGCCGCCCAGGCGCTGACGTCCGCGAAGCCCGGCTCGGCGCTGCTGCTGCGCGTGCGCACGCCGGGTTCGGACTCCACGCTGCTGCGCGCGGTGGAAGTCCCGGAGCGCTGA
- a CDS encoding response regulator produces the protein MGPDECTAISDEVREWPRSTREWVARRSAPRILLGEDQPEMRSLLRRALTRRGYDVVEAPDGPGLVKALVDGLLAQQTQVPDLIVTDVRMPGFSGIEVLARLRREGWTTPVILITAFGDAQLHQEAELLGAARVLNKPFAMEDLCEAVETLVPPPR, from the coding sequence ATGGGGCCAGACGAATGCACGGCGATCAGCGACGAGGTCCGGGAGTGGCCGCGGTCGACGCGTGAGTGGGTGGCGCGCCGCAGCGCTCCACGCATCCTCCTGGGGGAGGACCAGCCGGAGATGCGCAGCCTGCTGCGGCGGGCGCTGACCCGGCGCGGCTATGACGTGGTGGAGGCGCCGGACGGGCCCGGACTGGTCAAGGCGCTGGTGGACGGGCTGCTCGCGCAGCAGACGCAGGTGCCGGACCTCATCGTGACGGACGTGCGCATGCCCGGCTTCTCGGGCATCGAGGTGCTGGCCCGCCTGCGCCGCGAGGGCTGGACGACACCCGTCATCCTCATCACCGCCTTCGGGGATGCGCAGCTCCACCAGGAAGCGGAGCTGCTCGGGGCGGCGCGGGTGCTCAACAAGCCCTTCGCCATGGAGGATTTGTGCGAGGCGGTGGAGACGCTGGTGCCGCCGCCGCGCTGA
- a CDS encoding glutaminyl-peptide cyclotransferase — MRIPSSLLSLLAMGAACHCSPTNRPVPDAGGGVQEPVRRVAHIIREYPHATNAFTQGLVFHQGHLFESTGHQGTLRQLSLESAQPVWMERLGNIFAEGLASDGERLYQLTWTEGLLFTWSGMPPLRERTTRYTGEGWGLCYWNGKLVRSDGGTMLTFHEPDGFALVGAVQVKLRGQPVELINELECANGVIYANIWHSSDVLEIDPATGTVVAVIDASALTRAVQGQVTSHEAVLNGIAVEPGSGRIFMTGKLWPRLFEVRLDGVD; from the coding sequence ATGCGGATTCCATCCTCGCTGCTGTCGTTGCTCGCAATGGGGGCGGCGTGTCATTGCAGCCCCACGAACCGGCCGGTGCCGGATGCGGGAGGCGGCGTGCAGGAACCCGTGCGGCGCGTGGCGCACATCATCCGTGAATACCCCCATGCGACGAACGCCTTCACCCAGGGGCTGGTGTTCCACCAGGGGCACCTCTTCGAGAGCACGGGGCACCAGGGGACGCTGCGGCAGCTCTCGCTGGAGTCCGCGCAGCCGGTGTGGATGGAGCGGCTGGGGAACATCTTCGCCGAAGGCCTGGCCAGCGACGGCGAGCGCCTGTACCAGCTCACCTGGACCGAGGGCCTGCTCTTCACCTGGAGCGGCATGCCGCCGCTGCGCGAGCGGACCACGCGCTACACGGGCGAGGGCTGGGGCCTGTGCTACTGGAACGGGAAGCTGGTGCGCAGCGACGGCGGCACCATGCTCACCTTCCACGAGCCGGACGGCTTCGCCCTGGTGGGCGCGGTGCAGGTGAAGCTGCGCGGCCAGCCCGTGGAGCTCATCAACGAGCTGGAGTGCGCCAACGGCGTCATCTACGCCAACATCTGGCACAGCTCGGACGTGCTCGAAATCGACCCGGCCACCGGGACGGTGGTGGCCGTCATCGACGCGTCGGCGCTGACGCGCGCCGTGCAGGGGCAGGTGACCAGCCACGAGGCGGTGCTCAACGGCATCGCGGTGGAGCCGGGCTCGGGCCGCATCTTCATGACGGGCAAGCTGTGGCCCCGCCTCTTCGAGGTGCGCCTGGACGGGGTGGACTGA
- a CDS encoding sigma-54-dependent transcriptional regulator codes for MPGRVLVVEDEREMRAMLEKGLTRRGFTPVAMPSADEALVRLAAEDFDVVLTDLRMPGMDGLALCERIALNRPDIPVVVVTAFGSLETAVAAIRAGAYDFVTKPIDVDALVLVLERAVQHRALREEVRRLRQELGRRDDSGTVVGESPAMKQAYALIDRVADLDSTVLITGESGTGKEVAARAVHTRGRRKDGPFVAINCAAMPEALLESELFGHAKGAFTDAKAARTGLFVQAHGGTLFLDEVGELPLTLQPKLLRALQERTVRPVGGDTEVPFDARIVAATNRDLELAVEEDRFREDLYYRLNVIGVELPPLRARGNDVLALSQRFIEQFASRTGKRVLGLSPAAAQRLLAYGWPGNVRELQNCLERAVALTSFEELTVDDLPERVRNYSQPRVVPETQDASELVTLEELERRYIHRVLEAVGGSRTLAARILGVDRKTLYRKLERDDTRKA; via the coding sequence ATGCCAGGCCGCGTCCTAGTCGTCGAGGACGAGCGCGAGATGCGCGCGATGTTGGAGAAGGGACTCACGCGCCGGGGCTTCACGCCCGTGGCGATGCCGTCCGCGGACGAGGCCCTGGTGCGGCTGGCCGCCGAGGACTTCGACGTGGTGCTCACGGACTTGCGCATGCCCGGCATGGACGGGCTGGCGCTGTGCGAGCGCATCGCCCTCAACCGCCCGGACATCCCCGTGGTGGTGGTGACGGCCTTCGGCAGCCTGGAGACGGCGGTGGCCGCCATCCGCGCCGGCGCGTACGACTTCGTCACCAAGCCCATCGACGTGGACGCGCTGGTGCTGGTGCTGGAGCGCGCCGTGCAGCACCGCGCCCTGCGCGAGGAGGTGCGCCGCCTGCGCCAGGAGCTGGGCCGGCGCGACGACAGCGGCACGGTGGTGGGAGAGAGCCCCGCCATGAAGCAGGCCTACGCGCTCATCGACCGCGTGGCGGACCTGGACTCCACGGTGCTGATTACCGGCGAGAGCGGCACCGGCAAGGAGGTGGCGGCCCGGGCCGTCCACACCCGCGGGCGCCGCAAGGACGGGCCCTTCGTGGCCATCAACTGCGCGGCCATGCCGGAGGCCCTGCTGGAGAGCGAGCTGTTCGGCCACGCCAAGGGCGCCTTCACCGACGCCAAGGCCGCGCGCACCGGCCTGTTCGTCCAGGCCCACGGCGGCACCCTCTTCCTGGACGAGGTGGGCGAGCTGCCCCTCACCCTCCAGCCCAAGCTGCTGCGCGCCCTGCAGGAGCGCACCGTGCGGCCGGTGGGCGGTGACACGGAGGTGCCCTTCGACGCGCGCATCGTCGCCGCCACCAACCGTGATTTGGAGCTGGCCGTGGAGGAGGACCGCTTCCGCGAGGACCTCTACTACCGGCTCAACGTCATTGGCGTGGAGCTGCCGCCGCTGCGCGCCCGGGGCAACGACGTGCTGGCCCTGTCCCAGCGCTTCATCGAGCAGTTCGCCTCGCGCACCGGGAAGCGGGTGCTGGGCCTGTCCCCCGCGGCGGCCCAGCGGCTGCTGGCCTACGGGTGGCCGGGCAACGTGCGCGAGCTCCAGAACTGCCTGGAGCGCGCCGTGGCCCTCACCTCCTTCGAGGAGCTGACGGTCGACGACCTCCCCGAGCGCGTGCGCAACTACAGCCAGCCGCGCGTGGTGCCGGAGACGCAGGACGCCTCCGAGCTGGTGACGCTGGAGGAGCTGGAGCGGCGCTACATCCACCGCGTGCTGGAGGCGGTGGGCGGCAGCCGCACGCTGGCGGCGCGCATCCTGGGCGTGGACCGCAAGACGCTCTACCGCAAGCTGGAGCGCGACGACACGCGCAAGGCCTGA